A region from the Sandaracinus amylolyticus genome encodes:
- a CDS encoding putative metal-binding motif-containing protein, whose amino-acid sequence MLRRATVLIAPLLFVVLGAAGPFEGCDERDGDDPRPLPRDVGGTCFFDEDCVPAGCEALRCLAGACVEVAPIRDADGDGHAPPPCGTDCDDRVVTVSPDATEVCDLVDQDCDGAVDEDAAPTAIRFDLTTLDPTMSATSWGDRVIVSDGEFTARGVRTRRLGLDGALGTVEPLYDTERAPIAIDAAPTEEGAWFVIALEPATDASATIVLVELERDDEGAVMPVGAPVTRDVDGVTAMVAITIDDVPYVAWDAEDTSRFVWTPAWAAPVRVGDGLVAGIGALDLASDGANVVVPSGARELTFLATADGSVVGTVVPDGELSPGHPLASDEGHVWALVRDAFDHSLQPITSSGTSPVTTLPTGGGSVQLGIDRTSDGLVITRGDTSSLRAWVLDAEMPSTIRRTFGPDEISGTGRAIVGVDVAATTQGTAIITNFGAGGSSLAVLACGAGS is encoded by the coding sequence GTGCTCCGCCGCGCCACCGTTCTGATCGCTCCGCTCCTCTTCGTCGTGCTCGGCGCCGCCGGGCCGTTCGAGGGCTGCGACGAGCGCGACGGGGACGACCCACGCCCGCTGCCACGCGACGTCGGCGGGACGTGCTTCTTCGACGAGGACTGCGTCCCCGCGGGGTGCGAGGCGTTGCGTTGCCTCGCCGGCGCGTGCGTCGAGGTCGCGCCGATCCGCGATGCCGACGGCGATGGTCATGCGCCGCCCCCGTGCGGCACGGACTGCGACGATCGCGTGGTGACGGTCTCGCCCGACGCGACCGAGGTCTGCGATCTCGTCGATCAGGACTGCGACGGAGCGGTCGACGAGGACGCCGCGCCCACCGCGATCCGCTTCGACCTCACGACGCTCGATCCGACGATGAGCGCGACGAGCTGGGGCGATCGCGTGATCGTGAGCGACGGCGAGTTCACGGCGCGCGGCGTGCGCACGCGGCGCCTCGGGCTCGACGGAGCGCTCGGCACGGTCGAGCCGCTCTACGACACCGAGCGCGCGCCGATCGCGATCGACGCCGCGCCCACCGAGGAGGGCGCGTGGTTCGTGATCGCGCTCGAGCCCGCGACCGATGCGAGCGCGACGATCGTGCTGGTCGAGCTGGAGCGCGACGACGAGGGCGCGGTGATGCCGGTCGGAGCGCCCGTGACGCGCGACGTCGACGGCGTGACCGCGATGGTCGCGATCACGATCGACGACGTGCCCTACGTCGCGTGGGACGCGGAGGACACGTCGCGCTTCGTGTGGACGCCGGCGTGGGCCGCGCCGGTGCGCGTGGGCGACGGGCTCGTCGCGGGCATCGGTGCGCTCGATCTCGCGAGCGACGGCGCGAACGTCGTGGTCCCGAGCGGCGCGCGCGAGCTCACGTTCCTCGCGACGGCGGACGGCTCGGTGGTCGGCACCGTCGTGCCCGACGGCGAGCTCTCGCCGGGGCATCCGCTCGCGTCCGACGAGGGACACGTCTGGGCGCTGGTGCGCGACGCGTTCGATCACTCGCTGCAGCCGATCACGTCGAGCGGCACGAGCCCGGTCACGACGCTGCCGACGGGCGGGGGCAGCGTGCAGCTCGGGATCGATCGCACGTCGGACGGTCTCGTGATCACGCGCGGCGACACGAGCAGCCTGCGCGCGTGGGTGCTCGACGCGGAGATGCCGTCGACGATCCGCCGCACCTTCGGTCCCGACGAGATCAGCGGGACGGGCCGGGCCATCGTGGGCGTCGACGTCGCGGCGACGACGCAGGGCACGGCGATCATCACGAATTTCGGCGCCGGGGGCAGCAGCCTCGCGGTGCTCGCGTGCGGCGCGGGGAGCTGA
- the orn gene encoding oligoribonuclease, giving the protein MPVESDLLVWMDLEMSGLAIERERILEIAVIVTDGQLEILAEGPEIVVHQPDSLLDAMDDWNKQHHGASGLVDRVRASTISEAEAERQVLEFVAAHVPARAAPLAGNSVHQDRLFLAKYMPQVEKYLHYRNVDVSTLKELVRRWHPQAYAGRPTKRGSHRALGDIRESIDELRYYRRAVFVPST; this is encoded by the coding sequence ATGCCGGTCGAGAGCGATTTGTTGGTGTGGATGGACCTCGAGATGAGCGGGCTCGCGATCGAGCGCGAGCGCATCCTCGAGATCGCGGTGATCGTCACCGACGGGCAGCTGGAGATCCTCGCGGAGGGCCCGGAGATCGTGGTGCACCAACCCGACTCGCTGCTCGACGCGATGGACGACTGGAACAAGCAGCACCACGGCGCGTCGGGGCTCGTCGATCGCGTGCGCGCGTCGACGATCTCGGAGGCCGAGGCCGAGCGTCAGGTGCTCGAGTTCGTCGCGGCGCACGTGCCGGCGCGCGCGGCGCCGCTCGCGGGCAACAGCGTCCACCAGGATCGCCTCTTCCTCGCGAAGTACATGCCGCAGGTCGAGAAGTACCTGCACTACCGCAACGTCGACGTCTCGACGCTCAAGGAGCTCGTGCGTCGCTGGCACCCGCAGGCCTACGCGGGCCGTCCGACGAAGCGCGGCTCGCACCGCGCGCTCGGCGACATCCGCGAGTCGATCGACGAGCTGCGCTACTACCGTCGCGCGGTGTTCGTTCCGTCGACCTGA
- a CDS encoding MarR family winged helix-turn-helix transcriptional regulator — MAQSEQGVQRGSDIDRIVETILYLYTESRRVTKTVARGMGLTGPQVTALKILEAVGEISLSELSERMSARNSTITGIVDRMERDGLVVRERSETDRRVVKIRATERGSQIARGVPVTAMELFGSALRSLSASDRAELRRILARLADRVRIEIEEREKMGGADTAARDGD; from the coding sequence GTGGCGCAATCCGAGCAGGGCGTTCAACGAGGCAGCGACATCGACCGCATCGTCGAGACGATCCTCTATCTCTACACGGAGAGCCGCAGGGTCACGAAGACGGTCGCGCGCGGGATGGGGCTCACCGGTCCGCAGGTCACCGCGCTGAAGATCCTCGAGGCGGTCGGCGAGATCTCGCTCTCCGAGCTCAGCGAGCGGATGAGCGCGCGCAACTCGACGATCACCGGCATCGTCGATCGCATGGAGCGCGACGGGCTCGTGGTGCGCGAGCGCAGCGAGACCGATCGGCGCGTCGTGAAGATCCGCGCGACCGAGCGCGGGTCGCAGATCGCGCGCGGCGTTCCGGTCACGGCGATGGAGCTCTTCGGCAGCGCGCTCAGGTCGCTCTCGGCGAGCGATCGCGCGGAGCTGCGGCGCATCCTCGCGAGGCTCGCGGACCGCGTGCGCATCGAGATCGAGGAGCGCGAGAAGATGGGTGGCGCGGACACCGCCGCGCGCGACGGGGATTGA